From a single Methanofollis sp. W23 genomic region:
- a CDS encoding ABC transporter permease yields the protein MESRRIFIIAGKEFAETLRGRRFLMVLGIFLIIAFIGTLQGIQSYTADLDHYTQALTMGAESISPLWQVRPTLLDVFYQMGEMVAVLGAVLGIAVGFDLISGEREEKSLKILLSHPVYRDEVITGKALGGMAVLTLSAVTALLITLAVLLLSGHMPLLGEWGLIFLFGAVSLLYLVGCFAIALAMSTVARRSGEALMYSLVCFFFLSLVMPAAGLVVADAIVGEAPERMPAGGDLDDWYDYQERWEAWEHRTELRAAVLSTGQLFSPEQNFHAISQAITQPQKYLIMRGQADDPWYRPDEEPDYGVVLGYLWQNVVALLLIPAIFFGFAYVRFLRIDLR from the coding sequence ATGGAGAGCAGACGGATCTTCATCATCGCCGGGAAAGAATTTGCCGAGACCCTCAGGGGTCGGCGTTTCCTGATGGTGCTCGGGATATTCCTGATCATCGCCTTCATCGGCACCCTGCAGGGCATCCAGAGTTACACCGCCGACCTCGACCACTACACCCAGGCCCTGACCATGGGTGCGGAGTCGATCTCGCCCCTCTGGCAGGTGCGGCCAACGCTCCTGGACGTCTTTTACCAGATGGGCGAGATGGTCGCGGTCCTGGGGGCGGTGCTCGGGATCGCCGTGGGATTTGATCTCATCTCAGGCGAGAGAGAGGAGAAGTCGCTGAAGATCCTCCTCTCCCACCCGGTCTACCGCGACGAGGTGATCACCGGCAAGGCACTTGGCGGGATGGCGGTCCTCACCCTCTCGGCCGTGACCGCCCTGCTCATCACCCTTGCCGTCCTCCTCCTCTCTGGCCACATGCCTCTTCTCGGCGAGTGGGGGCTGATTTTTCTCTTCGGTGCCGTCTCTCTCCTCTACCTCGTCGGGTGCTTTGCGATCGCTCTGGCGATGTCGACGGTTGCACGCCGGAGCGGCGAGGCGCTGATGTACAGTCTGGTCTGTTTTTTCTTCCTCTCCCTCGTGATGCCGGCCGCCGGGCTCGTCGTCGCCGATGCCATCGTCGGCGAGGCACCTGAGAGGATGCCCGCCGGTGGCGATCTCGACGACTGGTACGACTACCAGGAGAGATGGGAGGCATGGGAGCACCGCACCGAACTGCGGGCGGCCGTCCTCTCGACCGGGCAACTCTTCTCGCCCGAGCAGAACTTCCATGCGATCAGCCAGGCGATCACCCAGCCCCAAAAATATCTGATCATGCGCGGGCAGGCTGACGATCCCTGGTATCGCCCCGACGAGGAGCCTGACTATGGTGTGGTGCTCGGCTACCTCTGGCAGAACGTCGTCGCGCTCCTCCTCATCCCGGCAATCTTTTTTGGGTTTGCCTATGTGCGGTTCCTGAGGATCGACTTGAGATGA
- a CDS encoding PepSY domain-containing protein yields MYKKLFSSFLIILAVFIIFIWFSSPWQADPVQQGPSPSPSPTPPETTSPATTIATEITEEEAKAIAVDAFPEIVGPDTAKVRFEQMNDALGERRSWEVDDYSADLNVEGARHAQVWVDAATGEIMEFAIHTGKKGRPDEPVLSEEEACACADEFFQGREEGAVLERRPDVSYMTYTSRLEGSKEVAGFYGVRYARLVRGVPCSGDGCDLEVDAVNGETRRFCKTWALDEDRCRADTTPSIQAEEAEEHFRAYLTETYGDLPGLTIHATLLKWADRPLWTKDPSTPVPLGWEVTFDNDHYRSLTWPRNATAWVDAHTGEVFACDYRPDLT; encoded by the coding sequence ATGTACAAAAAGTTATTCAGTTCATTTTTAATTATTCTTGCAGTATTCATCATATTCATATGGTTCTCCAGCCCCTGGCAGGCCGATCCCGTCCAGCAAGGTCCTTCTCCCTCTCCCTCACCAACCCCTCCAGAGACGACCAGCCCGGCGACGACTATCGCCACAGAGATCACCGAAGAAGAGGCGAAGGCCATCGCCGTCGACGCCTTCCCTGAGATCGTCGGTCCTGACACGGCGAAGGTCAGGTTCGAGCAGATGAACGACGCACTTGGGGAACGACGATCATGGGAAGTCGATGACTACAGCGCCGACCTCAATGTCGAGGGTGCGAGACATGCCCAGGTCTGGGTAGATGCGGCCACCGGCGAGATCATGGAGTTTGCTATCCATACCGGTAAAAAGGGGCGGCCAGATGAACCTGTCCTCAGCGAGGAAGAAGCATGCGCATGTGCCGATGAATTCTTTCAGGGAAGAGAGGAGGGTGCTGTCCTTGAACGGCGGCCCGATGTATCCTACATGACCTACACCAGCCGACTGGAAGGCAGCAAGGAAGTGGCCGGGTTTTATGGGGTCCGATATGCCCGCCTTGTCAGGGGAGTGCCGTGCAGCGGCGACGGGTGTGATCTTGAGGTTGACGCCGTCAACGGAGAGACGAGGCGGTTCTGCAAGACCTGGGCACTCGACGAAGACCGCTGCCGTGCCGATACCACTCCTTCGATACAGGCAGAAGAGGCGGAGGAACATTTCAGGGCATATCTCACCGAGACCTACGGCGACCTGCCTGGGCTCACCATCCATGCCACGCTCCTGAAGTGGGCTGACCGTCCTCTCTGGACCAAAGACCCGTCCACCCCCGTACCTCTCGGGTGGGAGGTCACCTTCGACAACGACCACTACCGCTCGCTCACATGGCCGCGAAACGCCACAGCCTGGGTCGACGCCCACACTGGCGAAGTCTTTGCCTGCGACTATCGCCCTGACCTTACCTGA
- a CDS encoding flavodoxin family protein, translating to MKIVAFNGSPKAEESSTHVMVDAFLEGAARAGAEVENVFLAQKTIGHCLGCFQCWASPAGKCVLKDDMEDLIERYSAADLVVFATPLHNDNISSHLKVFIDRLLPTGDPHFMVDEGGETVHPSRGGRKIPKFVMISNCGFPEQSHFQVLRLLTKRMARNYRTEFVAEIYRGGGPWLTEPAAAEAVEGYREVVQAAGEEVVRAGRLSEETRERLEQPLIPSPDFLEFYREGVNRYWDDLWGRQG from the coding sequence ATGAAAATCGTGGCATTCAACGGGAGTCCGAAGGCCGAGGAGAGCAGCACCCACGTCATGGTCGACGCCTTTCTCGAAGGGGCGGCAAGGGCGGGTGCCGAGGTGGAGAACGTCTTTCTCGCACAGAAAACGATCGGACACTGCCTGGGATGTTTTCAGTGCTGGGCGTCCCCGGCGGGGAAATGCGTCCTGAAAGACGACATGGAAGACCTGATCGAGCGTTACTCCGCCGCCGACCTCGTCGTCTTTGCGACGCCGCTTCACAACGACAACATCTCCAGTCACCTGAAGGTCTTCATCGATCGCCTCCTGCCGACCGGAGATCCTCATTTTATGGTGGACGAAGGAGGGGAGACGGTCCATCCGTCGAGGGGCGGCCGGAAGATCCCGAAGTTCGTAATGATCTCGAACTGCGGTTTTCCTGAGCAGAGTCATTTTCAGGTGCTCAGGCTGCTGACGAAACGGATGGCACGCAATTACAGGACTGAGTTCGTCGCCGAGATCTACCGCGGCGGCGGGCCCTGGCTGACCGAGCCGGCCGCCGCGGAGGCGGTCGAGGGGTACCGGGAGGTGGTGCAGGCGGCTGGAGAAGAGGTGGTGAGGGCCGGAAGGCTCTCCGAAGAGACACGAGAGCGCCTCGAACAACCCCTCATTCCGTCGCCAGATTTTCTTGAGTTCTACCGGGAGGGGGTCAACCGGTACTGGGACGACCTGTGGGGGAGGCAGGGATAG
- a CDS encoding CHAT domain-containing tetratricopeptide repeat protein, with product MNPEINKLLENAIKYQNNGSETEAYDYFNEACRQAEQVYGVDHPCYAIALGYFGLFLYKSKQDRNSIQYCESAREIMEKAGEVDSQEYRTLLNNLVNIYSSLGLKSKARSIYTSILKIESKEKKDSNYAKTLVNRGSIHREMGRYHEALNDLKEAKKIYEDNGKTRTSDYAAMLNHIGLYYIELQNYNGSINYFNKALILLKEIGLENGPDYLPILNNIALAHQKKGDYEKSIEIYTDVLNLFRSKFGENHIDITNIYDNLSGIYIKCNNYEKAFELIIKSSKINEKYLDDFAGFLSDTELSGPINQFQLHVHILFSLLQQWKNPPQKCINFAFNVIFRRKAFVMDSYIYRRRMTSLKCDEGIKNDLGRLTSTKYEIARMINTQPQDIENFEEFKNKLYQLENECKILERNIAYQIPDSYLENIKDIEGNEAIRAQLPPNSAVIEFIRYNSINLKKKTPHIPKPRYAVFILTSDADIQFVDLGSALEIENLIKKTISEIGEGELIFPTLERLSDRILSPISSAIDQKQHLFVIPDASLNLLPIGILVSDGKYLIEKTRITYLTSSRDLLKNKACEPQNQTNPIIIADPDYDLVDKDDHSNLISTVDDQRIFSEPLKQFERLEGTRVEGKKIHSIIGGELWLDANALESKLKNLHSPKILHIASHGYYLPENQKNNSHSLFRCSFVLAGVNSFIHGLPLPTEAEDGIVNAYEVAELDLKSTDMVVLSACETGLGDSLAGEGVFGFRRSFALAGAKTLVISLWSIPDEETKELMVSFYSNLKAGMERAEALQKAQLSVKTNHSNPYYWGAFILQGVSDKILW from the coding sequence ATGAATCCCGAAATTAACAAATTACTGGAAAATGCAATCAAATATCAAAACAATGGATCCGAGACTGAGGCATATGATTACTTCAATGAAGCTTGCCGTCAAGCAGAACAAGTATATGGTGTAGATCACCCCTGTTATGCGATAGCACTTGGCTATTTTGGACTGTTTCTTTACAAAAGTAAACAGGATAGAAATTCGATTCAATACTGCGAATCTGCAAGAGAGATAATGGAAAAGGCAGGAGAGGTAGATTCACAAGAATACAGAACGCTCTTAAATAATCTTGTGAATATCTACTCATCTCTTGGATTAAAATCAAAAGCGCGTTCTATATACACATCTATTTTGAAAATAGAATCTAAAGAAAAAAAAGATTCAAACTATGCAAAAACATTGGTCAATCGCGGCTCCATCCATCGAGAGATGGGCAGATATCATGAAGCACTGAACGATCTCAAAGAAGCAAAAAAAATCTATGAAGACAATGGAAAAACAAGAACTTCAGATTATGCTGCTATGCTTAATCATATCGGCCTTTATTATATTGAATTGCAAAATTATAATGGATCAATCAATTATTTTAACAAAGCACTTATTCTGTTGAAAGAAATCGGACTGGAAAACGGACCGGATTACCTTCCAATATTGAATAACATTGCCTTAGCACATCAGAAAAAGGGTGATTATGAGAAGTCAATTGAGATCTATACAGATGTTTTGAACTTATTCCGATCGAAGTTTGGTGAAAACCATATTGACATTACAAATATTTACGATAATCTATCTGGGATTTACATCAAATGTAATAATTACGAAAAAGCATTTGAATTGATTATTAAATCATCAAAGATAAATGAGAAATATCTGGATGATTTTGCTGGTTTTCTATCTGATACTGAACTTTCGGGCCCCATTAACCAATTCCAGTTGCATGTCCACATATTGTTTTCACTCCTTCAGCAATGGAAAAATCCACCACAAAAATGCATAAATTTTGCATTCAACGTAATTTTTCGGCGAAAAGCATTTGTTATGGACTCTTATATTTACCGAAGACGAATGACATCTCTTAAGTGTGATGAGGGGATCAAAAATGATCTTGGTCGATTAACATCTACGAAATATGAAATTGCTCGGATGATAAATACTCAACCTCAAGATATCGAAAATTTTGAAGAATTCAAAAATAAACTGTACCAACTTGAAAATGAATGCAAAATATTGGAGCGAAATATTGCATATCAGATTCCAGATTCATATTTAGAAAATATTAAAGATATTGAGGGGAATGAAGCGATCAGAGCGCAATTGCCTCCAAATTCAGCAGTTATTGAATTCATAAGGTACAACTCTATTAATTTGAAGAAAAAAACTCCACATATACCCAAACCAAGATATGCTGTATTTATCCTGACAAGCGACGCAGATATTCAATTTGTGGATCTAGGATCTGCTCTTGAGATCGAGAATCTCATTAAAAAAACAATTTCTGAGATTGGAGAAGGAGAACTAATCTTTCCGACTCTTGAAAGATTGAGTGATAGAATATTATCTCCTATATCGTCTGCAATAGATCAGAAACAACACTTGTTCGTCATCCCTGATGCTTCATTAAATTTACTGCCAATTGGCATCTTAGTAAGTGATGGGAAATATTTGATTGAGAAAACTCGAATCACATATCTTACGTCTTCACGAGATCTGCTCAAAAACAAGGCGTGTGAGCCACAAAATCAAACAAATCCAATTATAATAGCAGACCCAGATTACGACTTAGTTGACAAAGATGACCATTCGAACCTAATATCCACAGTAGATGATCAAAGAATTTTTTCCGAGCCTCTGAAACAGTTTGAGAGACTCGAAGGGACAAGAGTCGAAGGGAAAAAAATACACAGCATCATTGGAGGTGAACTTTGGCTGGATGCAAATGCTCTCGAATCAAAATTAAAAAATCTTCATTCACCAAAGATTCTTCACATAGCATCACATGGATATTATCTGCCTGAAAACCAAAAAAATAATTCACATTCTCTTTTTCGATGTAGTTTTGTCCTCGCAGGAGTGAATTCATTCATTCATGGTCTGCCTCTTCCAACAGAAGCAGAAGATGGAATTGTAAATGCATATGAGGTTGCCGAGTTGGACCTAAAATCAACAGATATGGTGGTTCTATCCGCATGTGAAACAGGCCTTGGAGATAGTCTCGCTGGTGAAGGGGTGTTTGGTTTTCGTCGATCATTTGCATTAGCAGGGGCAAAGACACTTGTCATAAGTTTATGGTCAATACCAGATGAAGAAACAAAAGAATTAATGGTTTCATTTTATTCTAATCTAAAGGCTGGAATGGAGAGAGCTGAAGCGTTGCAAAAAGCACAGTTGTCAGTAAAAACAAACCATTCTAACCCCTATTATTGGGGTGCGTTTATCTTGCAAGGAGTATCTGATAAGATACTTTGGTGA
- the mutS gene encoding DNA mismatch repair protein MutS, producing MKAAKMTPAMRQFYAMKEEHPDCIIFFRMGDFYETFGHDAEVVARELDIVLTSRGKDKNGEKMPLAGVPYHSAETYVSRLVARGHRVAICEQLEDPRKAKGIVKRGVVRVVTPGTVIDASMIASPSARYLMALSPDGKSGRWGLAFLDISTGEFFVEEVGGDAPGDADAAPVLSEVERYHPHECITGTPLPDALTTRLSHAGVLVTPYRPEAFAPARARSLLLEHFGIRSLDCFGCEGMKAAVGAAGAALTYATETQYKSLTHITGLAVRAPADRMALDAITLKNLEITETMQGEGKEGTLLHLLDRTATSMGSRTMRQFLVNPLLSPAAIDARLDAVEFFYQDTSLRSDLRDVLKECADIERIAGRIAYGNATPRDLVTLKTSVETLPTVRTLLGGDLPERIAAALGAVSDFSAVSALLGRAIVDDPPANTKNGGFIRDGYSKELDELREVSGSGKTWIAKFQQQERERTGIKSLKVKYNRVFGYYIDVTKPNLHLVPPEYERRQTTANGERFITPELKEKESLITHADERLLSLEAELFAALLAELNAYVPAFQETARAIGLLDVYAALAEVAVRNNYVRPTLDDSVRTEIRDGRHPVVEAMVPGTFVPNDTCLDGAGDQILILTGANMAGKSTYMRAVALITVMAQVGSFVPAADASVGIVDRVFTRVGASDDLASGRSTFMVEMQELANILNNTTDRSLIVLDEIGRGTSTVDGYSIAKAVLEYLHGTGAKGPRTLFATHFHRLIEVEKELRRVKNYHFAVKEAGGEVVFLRKIVPGATDRSYGIHVARLAGVPRAVTERAGRVLEETAQEVRSGGKTAQARSAQMFLFPPQEGVAPAQAPPQESPVLRALRDLDPDAMTPRSALEKLYELREMARKEGSA from the coding sequence ATGAAGGCGGCGAAGATGACCCCGGCCATGCGGCAGTTCTATGCGATGAAGGAAGAACACCCAGACTGCATCATTTTTTTCCGCATGGGGGACTTTTACGAGACATTTGGTCACGACGCCGAGGTGGTCGCCCGTGAGCTCGATATCGTGCTCACCTCGCGGGGCAAGGACAAGAACGGCGAGAAGATGCCCCTCGCCGGCGTCCCGTACCACTCGGCCGAGACCTATGTCTCCCGCCTTGTCGCACGTGGCCACCGGGTCGCGATCTGCGAGCAGCTCGAGGATCCCAGGAAGGCGAAGGGGATCGTGAAGCGCGGCGTGGTCCGGGTGGTCACGCCCGGCACGGTCATCGACGCCTCGATGATCGCCTCGCCCAGCGCCAGGTACCTGATGGCCCTCTCCCCTGACGGGAAGAGCGGGCGGTGGGGGCTGGCCTTCCTTGACATCTCGACAGGGGAGTTTTTCGTCGAAGAGGTCGGTGGCGACGCTCCCGGCGACGCTGACGCCGCCCCGGTCCTCTCAGAGGTGGAGCGCTACCACCCGCACGAGTGCATCACCGGCACCCCCCTCCCAGACGCCCTCACGACCCGCCTCTCCCATGCCGGGGTGCTCGTCACCCCGTACCGCCCCGAGGCCTTCGCCCCAGCCAGGGCCCGCTCGCTCCTCCTTGAGCACTTCGGGATCAGGTCGCTCGACTGCTTCGGGTGCGAAGGGATGAAGGCGGCCGTCGGGGCCGCCGGGGCGGCGCTCACCTATGCCACCGAGACCCAGTACAAGTCCCTCACCCACATCACGGGCCTTGCGGTCAGGGCCCCGGCCGACCGGATGGCCCTGGACGCGATCACGCTCAAAAACCTGGAGATCACCGAGACGATGCAGGGCGAAGGGAAAGAGGGGACGCTCCTCCACCTCCTCGACCGGACGGCGACCTCGATGGGGAGCAGGACGATGCGGCAGTTCCTGGTCAACCCCCTCCTCTCGCCTGCGGCGATCGACGCACGCCTCGACGCCGTGGAGTTCTTCTACCAGGACACCAGCCTCAGGAGCGATCTCCGCGACGTGCTCAAGGAGTGTGCCGACATCGAGCGGATCGCCGGGCGGATCGCCTACGGGAATGCCACGCCCCGCGACCTCGTCACCCTCAAGACCTCGGTCGAGACCCTCCCGACGGTCCGCACTCTCCTCGGCGGCGACCTCCCCGAACGGATCGCCGCCGCCCTCGGAGCGGTCTCAGACTTCTCGGCGGTGAGCGCCCTCCTCGGCCGGGCCATCGTCGACGACCCCCCGGCCAACACCAAGAACGGGGGGTTCATCAGGGACGGCTACTCGAAGGAACTCGACGAACTCAGGGAGGTCTCGGGCTCTGGCAAGACCTGGATCGCCAAGTTCCAGCAGCAGGAGCGGGAGCGGACCGGGATCAAGTCGCTGAAAGTGAAGTACAACCGGGTCTTTGGCTACTATATCGACGTGACCAAACCCAACCTCCACCTGGTCCCGCCAGAATACGAACGCCGGCAGACGACCGCAAACGGCGAGCGTTTCATCACCCCTGAACTCAAGGAGAAGGAGTCGCTGATCACCCATGCCGACGAGCGCCTCCTCAGCCTGGAAGCCGAACTCTTCGCCGCCCTCCTTGCAGAACTCAACGCCTATGTCCCGGCCTTCCAGGAGACGGCGCGGGCAATCGGGCTCCTCGACGTCTATGCCGCCCTCGCCGAGGTGGCGGTGAGGAACAATTACGTGCGCCCGACCCTCGACGACTCGGTGCGCACCGAGATCAGGGACGGGCGCCACCCGGTGGTCGAGGCGATGGTGCCTGGCACCTTTGTCCCAAACGACACCTGCCTCGACGGTGCGGGCGACCAGATCCTCATCCTCACCGGGGCGAACATGGCAGGCAAGTCCACGTATATGCGAGCGGTCGCCCTGATCACCGTGATGGCCCAGGTCGGGAGTTTCGTCCCGGCGGCCGACGCCTCGGTCGGGATCGTCGACCGGGTCTTTACGAGAGTGGGGGCCTCAGACGATCTGGCGAGCGGGCGGAGTACCTTTATGGTCGAGATGCAGGAACTCGCAAATATCCTGAACAACACCACCGACAGAAGCCTCATCGTCCTCGACGAGATCGGGAGGGGCACGAGCACGGTCGACGGCTACTCCATCGCAAAGGCGGTGCTCGAATATCTCCACGGGACCGGGGCGAAGGGGCCGCGGACCCTCTTTGCCACCCACTTCCACCGCCTCATCGAGGTGGAGAAGGAACTGAGGCGGGTGAAGAACTATCACTTCGCGGTGAAGGAGGCCGGGGGCGAGGTGGTCTTCCTCAGGAAGATCGTGCCTGGGGCGACCGACCGGAGTTATGGGATCCATGTCGCCCGCCTGGCCGGGGTGCCGCGGGCCGTCACCGAGCGGGCCGGGAGGGTGCTTGAAGAGACGGCGCAGGAGGTGAGGAGCGGGGGGAAGACGGCGCAGGCGCGTTCGGCCCAGATGTTCCTCTTCCCGCCGCAGGAGGGGGTCGCCCCGGCCCAGGCACCCCCCCAGGAGAGCCCGGTCCTCAGGGCGCTCCGCGACCTCGACCCTGACGCGATGACGCCGCGCTCGGCCCTCGAAAAACTCTACGAGTTGAGGGAGATGGCCAGGAAGGAGGGGTCGGCATGA
- a CDS encoding ABC transporter substrate-binding protein, producing MRGETVALPTTIERVVAIDDGFVEGIMYRFGMQDRIVGLGGACCQKNYTYAFETTDGRTHEYRNGMNPVRYLIPGLADLPVVVESGTGINYETLASLDPDVVFLRMGASSFRAGSDETLEKTIQTIDSLGIPLVVLVGPPYQERPDVDQIGEEIRVVGEVFSRQEDADALASYLEGRIADIRARTKDIPEDEKTRMMHLGLSPRARQGGGAGMAWGGDTIESYFIEEIAHAKNVYEGTGAFVVLSTEQILALDPDVVVLPTAQGYHPASELYTAPYYQNLQEISAVKNQRVYALPWTPYNWAKRLEYPVEAMVIAKAAYPERFADVNLGEWTLNFYQEVYGVDEATAKELRSVQWLDWTVEEGF from the coding sequence ATGCGCGGAGAGACGGTGGCACTCCCGACAACGATCGAGCGAGTCGTCGCCATCGACGACGGGTTCGTCGAGGGCATCATGTACCGGTTCGGGATGCAGGACAGGATTGTCGGTCTCGGCGGCGCCTGCTGCCAGAAGAACTATACCTATGCCTTCGAGACAACGGACGGCAGGACGCATGAGTACCGGAATGGTATGAACCCGGTCAGGTACCTCATACCAGGTCTTGCCGACCTCCCGGTGGTGGTCGAGAGCGGCACAGGGATCAACTATGAGACCCTCGCCTCCCTTGATCCCGACGTCGTCTTCCTCCGCATGGGGGCATCTTCGTTCAGGGCGGGGTCTGATGAAACCCTTGAGAAGACCATCCAGACGATCGATTCGCTCGGCATCCCGCTTGTCGTCCTTGTCGGCCCGCCATACCAGGAACGCCCGGACGTAGACCAGATCGGCGAGGAGATCCGGGTTGTTGGCGAGGTATTTTCTCGCCAGGAAGATGCCGATGCGCTCGCGTCCTATCTCGAAGGGCGGATTGCAGATATCCGTGCGCGCACAAAGGACATTCCTGAAGACGAAAAGACACGGATGATGCACCTTGGCCTCTCACCGAGAGCCCGGCAGGGCGGTGGTGCAGGGATGGCCTGGGGCGGAGATACGATCGAGTCATATTTCATCGAGGAGATCGCGCACGCAAAGAATGTGTATGAGGGTACAGGCGCATTTGTTGTTCTTTCGACAGAACAGATTCTTGCGCTCGATCCCGACGTCGTCGTTCTCCCGACGGCGCAGGGCTACCACCCGGCGAGTGAACTCTACACCGCCCCATATTACCAGAACCTGCAGGAGATCTCGGCGGTGAAGAATCAGCGCGTCTATGCTCTCCCCTGGACTCCTTACAACTGGGCAAAGCGTCTTGAGTATCCAGTTGAGGCGATGGTGATTGCAAAGGCCGCGTATCCCGAGCGTTTTGCGGACGTCAATCTTGGAGAGTGGACGCTCAACTTCTACCAGGAGGTCTATGGTGTCGACGAAGCGACGGCAAAAGAACTTAGATCGGTCCAGTGGCTTGATTGGACTGTGGAGGAGGGGTTCTAG
- the mutL gene encoding DNA mismatch repair endonuclease MutL encodes MNVEDATIQVLPTGTVNQIAAGEVVERPASVVKELVENAVDAGAGLVRVEVTSDRRQVTIVRVVDDGVGMGRADAVLAFKEHATSKIREIEDLDRLHTLGFRGEALASIASVAEVTIVTKPRDRGVLAGTRVQVRGGGEPEVSEVGAPDGTSVEVKDLFFNTPARRKFLKTLHTELAHIHGVVEKTALAHPEVAFRLLHNGRERIATYAADDLRETAGALFGTDLTRALVQVGGGNRFVRVGGFVARPSHTRADQYQIFLSVDGRPVYSTGLVRAIKEGYGTLLPANRFPVVFLALTTEEGLVDANVHPTKRQVRFTHEREVYEAVTGAVRAALHGEDLLAGEQEAERVTPAPHAPAPLPSRIPTSVPAPAVPRPGVGESLAHYAKSDRRLRQTQLPLAGAERNRLPEVTVLGQVDATYIVGSTGGRTLVLIDQHAAHERILYEQVLAKQAGGPKTQELIVPVLITFSPTEVELAREALPTLAEEGFVVEEFGPSTFAVNAIPVVLGKLEEPEVVRDLVSALVREAPSDPVGRREAITRRVACRGAIKGGDPLTHEQMQRLVEQLAHTENPYTCPHGRPTVILFSPDEMAAMFRRT; translated from the coding sequence ATGAATGTGGAGGACGCCACCATCCAGGTGCTCCCGACCGGGACGGTGAACCAGATCGCCGCCGGTGAGGTGGTGGAGCGCCCGGCTTCGGTGGTGAAGGAACTGGTGGAGAACGCCGTCGACGCCGGTGCAGGTCTGGTGCGGGTGGAGGTGACCTCCGACCGTCGGCAGGTCACGATCGTGCGGGTCGTCGACGACGGGGTCGGGATGGGCCGGGCCGATGCGGTGCTGGCGTTCAAGGAGCATGCGACCAGCAAGATCAGGGAGATCGAGGACCTCGACCGTCTCCACACCCTGGGGTTCAGGGGGGAGGCGCTTGCGAGCATCGCCTCGGTCGCGGAGGTGACCATCGTCACGAAACCGCGGGACCGCGGGGTCCTTGCCGGGACGCGGGTGCAGGTCAGGGGCGGGGGCGAACCCGAGGTCTCCGAGGTCGGGGCGCCTGACGGGACGAGCGTGGAGGTGAAAGACCTCTTCTTCAACACTCCCGCACGCCGAAAATTTCTCAAGACCCTCCATACCGAACTGGCTCATATCCATGGGGTCGTCGAGAAGACCGCTCTTGCCCATCCAGAGGTCGCCTTCCGCCTCCTCCACAATGGACGGGAGCGGATCGCCACCTATGCCGCCGACGACCTGAGAGAGACGGCGGGTGCCCTCTTTGGGACCGACCTTACCCGCGCCCTCGTGCAGGTGGGCGGCGGGAACCGGTTTGTGCGGGTCGGGGGTTTTGTCGCCCGCCCGTCGCATACGCGGGCCGACCAGTACCAGATCTTTCTCTCGGTCGACGGCCGTCCGGTCTATTCGACCGGGCTTGTGCGGGCGATCAAGGAGGGGTATGGGACGCTCCTCCCGGCGAACCGTTTTCCGGTGGTCTTTCTCGCCCTCACGACCGAAGAGGGCCTGGTGGACGCCAATGTCCACCCGACCAAGCGGCAGGTGCGCTTCACCCATGAGCGCGAGGTCTACGAGGCGGTGACCGGGGCGGTGCGGGCGGCGCTCCATGGCGAGGACCTCCTTGCCGGGGAGCAGGAGGCCGAACGCGTCACCCCGGCGCCGCACGCTCCGGCCCCTCTCCCATCCCGCATTCCCACCTCCGTCCCCGCCCCCGCCGTTCCCCGTCCTGGTGTCGGCGAGAGCCTTGCACACTATGCGAAGTCGGACCGCCGCCTCCGCCAGACCCAGCTCCCGCTCGCGGGTGCCGAGCGCAACCGCCTCCCTGAGGTCACGGTCCTCGGGCAGGTGGACGCCACCTATATCGTCGGCTCGACCGGCGGGCGCACCCTGGTGCTCATCGACCAGCACGCCGCTCACGAGCGGATCCTGTACGAGCAGGTGCTGGCAAAGCAGGCAGGCGGCCCAAAGACCCAGGAACTGATCGTCCCGGTGCTCATCACCTTCTCGCCGACAGAGGTCGAACTCGCCCGTGAGGCCCTCCCCACTCTTGCGGAGGAGGGCTTCGTCGTCGAGGAGTTCGGGCCCTCGACCTTCGCGGTGAACGCCATCCCGGTGGTCCTGGGCAAACTCGAGGAGCCAGAGGTGGTCCGCGACCTCGTCTCTGCCCTGGTGCGCGAGGCGCCTTCAGACCCGGTGGGGAGGCGTGAGGCGATCACCAGACGGGTGGCCTGCCGGGGTGCGATCAAGGGCGGCGACCCCCTCACCCACGAGCAGATGCAGCGGCTCGTCGAGCAACTGGCGCATACCGAGAATCCGTACACCTGCCCGCACGGGCGGCCAACGGTGATTTTATTTTCGCCTGACGAGATGGCGGCGATGTTCCGGCGGACGTGA